The Aeromicrobium senzhongii genome includes a window with the following:
- a CDS encoding RluA family pseudouridine synthase, translated as MTHDDPTEQRSVYIPEGLAGERVDVALARLFGVSRTRAGDLVADGLVLLDGAQPIKSERVEAGALLEATIPAPRRAVVVPSAVDGMSIVHEDDDIVVVDKPVGVAAHPGIGWDGPTVSGHLAGVGVRISTSGAPERQGIVQRLDVGTSGLMVIAKSERAYTILKQAFRDRTVDKTYHALVQGHPDPHTGTIDAPIARHPKHDFKFTVRADGRPSITHYDTLEAHRYASLLDIKLETGRTHQIRVHMAAIKHPCVGDPLYGADPVLAKRVGLERQWLHAVRLGFIHPGTGEPVEYESPYPADLQHALDLIRDLD; from the coding sequence GTGACCCACGACGACCCGACCGAGCAGCGCAGCGTGTACATCCCCGAGGGGCTGGCGGGCGAGCGGGTCGACGTCGCCCTGGCTCGGCTGTTCGGGGTGTCCCGCACGCGGGCCGGCGACCTGGTCGCCGACGGACTGGTGCTGCTCGACGGCGCCCAGCCGATCAAGTCCGAGCGCGTCGAGGCCGGCGCTCTGCTCGAGGCCACGATCCCCGCGCCGCGCCGCGCCGTCGTCGTGCCGAGCGCGGTCGACGGGATGAGCATCGTCCACGAGGACGACGACATCGTCGTGGTCGACAAGCCCGTGGGCGTCGCCGCCCACCCCGGCATCGGCTGGGACGGGCCCACCGTCTCGGGCCACCTCGCCGGTGTCGGCGTGCGGATCTCGACCAGTGGCGCCCCCGAGCGCCAGGGCATCGTGCAGCGACTCGACGTCGGCACGAGCGGCCTGATGGTCATCGCCAAGTCCGAGCGCGCGTACACGATCCTCAAGCAGGCGTTCCGCGACCGCACGGTCGACAAGACCTACCACGCGCTGGTCCAGGGTCATCCCGATCCCCACACCGGCACGATCGACGCGCCGATCGCGCGCCACCCCAAGCACGACTTCAAGTTCACGGTGCGCGCCGACGGCCGCCCGAGCATCACCCACTACGACACGCTCGAGGCGCACCGGTACGCGTCGCTGCTCGACATCAAGCTCGAGACCGGCCGCACCCACCAGATCCGCGTGCACATGGCCGCGATCAAGCACCCGTGCGTCGGCGACCCGCTCTACGGCGCCGACCCGGTGCTGGCCAAGCGCGTCGGCCTCGAGCGCCAGTGGCTGCACGCCGTCCGGCTGGGCTTCATCCACCCGGGCACCGGCGAGCCGGTCGAGTACGAGAGCCCGTACCCGGCCGACCTGCAGCACGCGCTCGACCTCATCCGCGACCTGGACTGA
- a CDS encoding pyridoxal phosphate-dependent aminotransferase, producing MSHVVRQSEKLRDVLYDIRGPVSARAAQLEAEGHRILKLNIGNPQPFGFDAPAEILQDVIAGLPTSQGYSDSRGIQSARRAVVHHYQLQEGFPALDIDDVWLGNGVSELIQVALQALLDNGDEVLIPAPDYPLWTAVTNLAGGRPVHYLCDEANDWNPDLADLESKITDRTKVIVVINPNNPTGAVYSRETLTAIADLARKHDLVLMSDEIYDKILYDDAVHIPMASVAPDVLTLTFNGLSKAYRVCGYRAGWVVVTGPLERAQDYLEGITLLASMRLCPNVPAQNAIQVALGGYQSIKELILPGGRLLEQRDTAVNELRKIPGVSVVAPRGALYAFPRLDPEVYPIKDDQQLVLDLLMSEKILLTQGTGFNWPDPDHLRIVTLPWSRDLAEAIQRMGNFLSSYRQA from the coding sequence ATGAGCCATGTCGTGCGCCAGTCGGAGAAGTTGAGGGATGTCCTGTACGACATCCGCGGCCCCGTCAGCGCGCGAGCTGCCCAGCTGGAGGCCGAGGGTCACCGGATCCTCAAGCTGAACATCGGCAACCCCCAGCCGTTCGGCTTCGATGCGCCCGCCGAGATCCTGCAGGACGTGATCGCCGGGCTGCCGACGTCGCAGGGGTACTCCGACTCCCGCGGCATCCAGTCCGCGCGCCGCGCCGTGGTGCACCACTACCAGCTGCAGGAGGGCTTCCCCGCCCTCGACATCGACGACGTGTGGCTCGGCAACGGCGTCAGCGAGCTGATCCAGGTCGCGTTGCAGGCCCTGCTGGACAACGGCGACGAGGTGCTGATCCCCGCGCCGGACTACCCGCTGTGGACCGCGGTCACGAACCTCGCCGGCGGCCGTCCCGTGCACTACCTGTGCGACGAGGCCAACGACTGGAACCCCGACCTGGCGGACCTCGAGTCCAAGATCACCGACCGGACCAAGGTCATCGTGGTCATCAACCCGAACAACCCCACGGGCGCGGTCTACAGCCGCGAGACGCTGACGGCGATCGCGGACCTGGCCCGCAAGCACGACCTGGTCCTGATGTCGGACGAGATCTACGACAAGATCCTCTACGACGACGCGGTCCACATCCCGATGGCCAGCGTGGCCCCGGACGTCCTGACCCTGACCTTCAACGGCCTGTCCAAGGCCTACCGGGTCTGCGGCTATCGCGCCGGCTGGGTCGTCGTGACCGGTCCGCTGGAGCGGGCCCAGGACTACCTCGAGGGCATCACCTTGCTGGCCTCGATGCGGCTGTGCCCCAACGTGCCGGCCCAGAACGCCATCCAGGTGGCGCTCGGCGGCTACCAGTCGATCAAGGAGCTGATCCTGCCCGGCGGGCGCCTGCTCGAGCAGCGCGACACGGCGGTCAATGAACTGCGCAAGATCCCCGGCGTCAGCGTCGTCGCGCCGCGGGGCGCCCTGTACGCGTTCCCGCGCCTGGATCCCGAGGTCTACCCGATCAAGGACGACCAGCAGCTCGTGCTGGACCTGCTGATGAGCGAGAAGATCCTGCTGACGCAGGGCACGGGCTTCAACTGGCCCGATCCCGACCACCTGCGCATCGTCACCCTGCCGTGGTCGCGCGACCTGGCCGAGGCGATCCAGCGGATGGGCAACTTCCTCAGCAGCTACCGCCAGGCCTGA
- a CDS encoding class I SAM-dependent methyltransferase — MTDPTVSHESDAERESYWNAYYASTRTARRPLPSQFATFVAGELEGPTRILEFGSGAGRDSLFFSSHGHDVTGVDGSKAAVDACSALAATLGEGATFVAATIDQPDLASQLRVEAGNTLVYARFFVHAITDEEETAFLDLAARLTSPGDRLAVEYRTVRDSSGAKVTGAHYRRFVNPSSFNAKAVLHGFEVTYAVEGFGFAKYKQDDAYVARALFVRR, encoded by the coding sequence ATGACCGACCCCACCGTCTCGCACGAGTCCGATGCCGAGCGCGAGTCGTACTGGAACGCCTACTACGCCAGCACCCGCACGGCGCGGCGCCCGCTGCCGTCGCAGTTCGCGACCTTCGTGGCCGGCGAGCTCGAGGGACCGACCCGCATCCTCGAGTTCGGCAGTGGCGCCGGGCGGGACTCGCTGTTCTTCTCGTCCCACGGACACGACGTCACCGGCGTCGACGGATCCAAGGCGGCCGTGGACGCGTGCTCGGCCCTGGCCGCGACGCTGGGCGAGGGGGCGACCTTCGTCGCCGCCACGATCGACCAGCCCGACCTCGCGTCCCAACTGCGGGTCGAGGCGGGCAACACGCTCGTGTACGCCCGGTTCTTCGTGCACGCGATCACCGACGAGGAGGAGACCGCCTTCCTCGACCTCGCGGCTCGGCTGACGTCCCCGGGCGACCGACTCGCCGTCGAGTACCGGACGGTGCGCGACTCCAGTGGCGCGAAGGTGACCGGCGCCCACTACCGGCGCTTCGTCAACCCCTCGTCCTTCAACGCCAAGGCCGTGCTGCACGGCTTCGAGGTGACCTACGCGGTCGAGGGCTTCGGCTTCGCGAAGTACAAGCAGGATGACGCCTACGTGGCCCGGGCGCTGTTCGTGAGGCGCTGA
- a CDS encoding ATP-binding cassette domain-containing protein — protein sequence MSDMIRATGLVKRYGDVEALGGLDLAVPEGTVLGLLGPNGAGKTTAVRILTTLLTPDEGQATVAGVDVAADPDGVRRQIGLSGQYAAVDEYLTGYENLEMVGRLYGMKAKAAGARARDLLRRFDLADAADRPSKTYSGGMRRRLDLAGALVAEPPVIVLDEPTTGLDPHGRQQMWEVISDLVDSGATVLLTTQYLEEADLLADNIIVIDRGRAIAEGTADQLKSQVGGDRIEVVLQDPAHAPRVREFLAEVAKGEVSVRDRALSVAVSGSGADDLMQVLGNIRAGGIDVLDIGLRRPTLDDVFLSLTGHEAEDGTTEQEQVR from the coding sequence ATGAGCGACATGATCCGCGCGACCGGACTGGTCAAGCGCTACGGCGACGTCGAGGCCCTGGGGGGACTCGACCTGGCGGTGCCCGAGGGCACCGTCCTGGGTCTGCTCGGGCCGAACGGTGCGGGCAAGACCACTGCGGTCCGCATCCTGACCACCTTGTTGACCCCCGACGAGGGGCAGGCCACGGTGGCCGGCGTCGACGTGGCGGCCGACCCCGACGGGGTGCGACGGCAGATCGGTCTGTCGGGTCAGTACGCGGCCGTCGACGAGTACCTGACCGGCTACGAGAACCTCGAGATGGTCGGGCGACTCTATGGGATGAAGGCGAAGGCCGCCGGGGCCCGCGCCCGCGACCTGCTCCGGCGCTTCGACCTGGCCGACGCGGCCGACCGTCCCTCCAAGACCTATTCCGGGGGCATGCGACGGCGGCTGGATCTCGCCGGCGCCCTCGTGGCCGAGCCGCCGGTGATCGTGCTGGACGAGCCCACCACGGGCCTCGACCCGCACGGTCGTCAGCAGATGTGGGAGGTCATCTCCGACCTCGTCGACTCCGGCGCGACGGTCCTGCTGACGACGCAGTACCTCGAGGAGGCCGACTTGCTGGCGGACAACATCATCGTGATCGACCGTGGCCGCGCGATCGCCGAGGGCACGGCCGACCAGCTCAAGTCACAGGTCGGCGGTGACCGCATCGAGGTGGTCCTGCAGGATCCGGCCCACGCGCCTCGGGTCCGCGAGTTCCTGGCCGAGGTCGCCAAGGGCGAGGTCTCGGTCCGCGATCGCGCCCTCTCGGTCGCGGTCAGCGGATCGGGCGCCGACGACCTCATGCAGGTGCTCGGCAACATCCGGGCCGGCGGGATCGACGTGCTCGACATCGGGCTGCGCCGCCCGACCCTCGACGACGTGTTCCTGTCCCTGACCGGCCACGAGGCCGAGGACGGAACGACCGAACAGGAGCAGGTCCGATGA
- a CDS encoding ABC transporter permease: MSTITQQRRPFRALTDGWVCARRNLIKIKRVPEIMVFVLISPIMFVLLFAYVFGGAIDAGPGLDYKEFLIGGIFAQTVVFGATFSGAAMAEDMQKGFIDRFRSLPMARSAVLVGRTGADVVYNVLSLIIMALTGLLVGWRAHHGILKLLGAFALLLVFAYAVSWIMAWVGLIVPSVDVINNASFIVIMPLTFVSNAFVPTESFPKFLQPFVEWNPVSAVTQAVRELFGNVPDGVPVPDVWSLQHPVIYTLMWVVAIVAVFVPLSVRAYERATTK, from the coding sequence ATGAGCACGATCACGCAGCAACGCCGACCGTTCCGCGCGCTCACCGACGGGTGGGTCTGCGCGCGGCGGAACCTCATCAAGATCAAGCGCGTCCCCGAGATCATGGTCTTCGTCCTGATCTCGCCGATCATGTTCGTCCTGCTGTTCGCGTACGTCTTCGGCGGCGCGATCGACGCAGGTCCCGGACTGGACTACAAGGAGTTCCTGATCGGCGGGATCTTCGCCCAGACCGTCGTGTTCGGCGCCACCTTCTCGGGAGCGGCGATGGCCGAGGACATGCAGAAGGGCTTCATCGACCGGTTCCGGTCGTTGCCGATGGCGCGCTCGGCGGTGCTGGTCGGGCGTACGGGCGCCGACGTCGTCTACAACGTGCTCTCGCTCATCATCATGGCGCTCACGGGCCTGCTGGTGGGCTGGCGGGCGCACCACGGGATCCTCAAGCTGCTGGGCGCCTTCGCGCTGCTGCTCGTCTTCGCCTACGCCGTCAGCTGGATCATGGCCTGGGTCGGCCTCATCGTGCCGAGCGTCGACGTCATCAACAACGCGTCGTTCATCGTCATCATGCCGTTGACCTTCGTCTCGAACGCGTTCGTGCCGACCGAGTCCTTCCCGAAGTTCCTGCAGCCGTTCGTCGAGTGGAACCCCGTCTCGGCGGTGACCCAGGCGGTGCGCGAGCTGTTCGGCAACGTGCCCGACGGTGTGCCGGTTCCCGACGTGTGGAGCCTGCAGCACCCGGTGATCTACACGCTGATGTGGGTCGTCGCCATCGTGGCGGTCTTCGTGCCGCTGTCGGTGCGGGCCTACGAGAGGGCGACCACCAAGTAG
- the dnaE gene encoding DNA polymerase III subunit alpha: MASDSSFVHLHVHTEYSMLDGHSLLGGLFERTAEQQMPAIAMTDHGNVHGAYDFWKTAKKHGVKPIIGLEAYLTPGTHRTEKKRVRWGRGNAAEEGGDDVAGGGAYTHMTMWASSTEGMHNLFRLSSLSSLEGYYYKPRADRELLEKYSTGLIATTGCPSGAVQTRLRLGQYEEARREAAELQEIFGKENLFLELMDHDISVERRVREDLLRLGRELGIPPVATNDSHYTHPQDAAAHDALICVASGKRISDEKRLRFDGGGYYIKSAAEMRSLWEDKHGMKEACDNTLLIAERCEVEFTESTGGYMARADIPAGETEESWFRQEVWRGIESRYGADFGDDVRARTEMELDIIAQKGYCGYYLVVADFIGWSKGNGIRVGPGRGSGAGSIAAYALRITDLCPLKNGLIFERFLNPERPSMPDFDIDFDERRRGEVIQYVSQKYGTDKVAQIATFGRLKSKAAIKDASRILDYPFAMGDKITKAMPADVMGKGVKLAEIFDESHPRYNDGKDFRDLHSQDPDVRKVYDIALGLEGQIRNWGVHAAGVIMSSDPLLDIVPIMKREADGSVITQFDYPMCESLGLVKMDFLGLRNLTVLNDAIENIKANRGIDLVLEDLAFDDPEAYALLCRGDTLGVFQLDSPPIRQLLKQMQPDNFEDISAVIALYRPGPMGADSHTNYAKRKNGRQEIDYIHPELTEALKPILGTTYGLIVYQEQVMEIAQVLAGYSLGQADNLRRAMGKKKREVLQQEFVGFEAGMIERGFSKDAVKTLWEILVPFADYAFNKAHSASYGVISYWTAYLKARYPAEYMAALLTSVKDDKDKSALYLAECRRLGIKVLPPDVNDSVANFASVGPDIRFGLTAVRNVGANVVAGIVEARETKSAFTDFADFLDKVPTQVCNKRVLDSLIKAGAFDSLGHGRRALASIAEEAVDQYIDIKRNAAIGQDSLFGAFEEEFDGLGITVPDIADWEKTQKLAFERDMLGLYVSDHPLGGLEHVLAANSDTSIGTLLDGDRPDGDVLKLCGLVTNVQRRMSKKGDTWATITLEDLEGSVDIAVFPAAYNLAASVLTQDSLVVAKVRVRRNDEGMDLSANEVTRPAIGEGRTDQPLVVSLATSRCTLDTINAFKQVLAAHPGVTEVHLRLSGNGKTTTMRLDQGLRVSTTSSLFADLKELLGPGCLT; this comes from the coding sequence ATGGCGAGTGATTCGAGCTTCGTGCACCTGCACGTCCACACGGAGTACTCGATGCTCGATGGACACTCGTTGCTCGGAGGGCTCTTCGAGCGCACCGCCGAGCAGCAGATGCCGGCCATCGCGATGACCGACCACGGCAACGTGCACGGCGCGTACGACTTCTGGAAGACGGCCAAGAAGCACGGGGTCAAGCCGATCATCGGCCTCGAGGCCTACCTGACGCCCGGCACCCACCGCACCGAGAAGAAGCGCGTGCGCTGGGGCCGCGGCAACGCCGCCGAGGAGGGCGGCGACGACGTCGCGGGCGGTGGCGCGTACACCCACATGACGATGTGGGCGTCGTCCACCGAGGGGATGCACAACCTCTTCCGGCTGTCGTCGCTGTCGAGCCTCGAGGGCTATTACTACAAGCCGCGCGCCGACCGCGAGCTGCTCGAGAAGTACTCGACCGGGCTCATCGCCACCACCGGCTGCCCGTCCGGTGCCGTCCAGACCCGGCTGCGGCTGGGCCAGTACGAGGAGGCCCGTCGTGAGGCCGCCGAGCTGCAGGAGATCTTCGGCAAGGAGAACCTGTTCCTCGAGCTCATGGACCACGACATCTCGGTCGAGCGCCGGGTCCGCGAGGACCTGCTGCGCCTGGGCCGCGAGCTGGGCATCCCGCCGGTGGCCACGAACGACTCCCACTACACGCACCCGCAGGACGCCGCGGCGCACGACGCGCTGATCTGTGTCGCCTCGGGCAAGCGCATCAGCGACGAGAAGCGGCTGCGCTTCGACGGCGGCGGCTACTACATCAAGTCCGCGGCCGAGATGCGCTCGCTGTGGGAGGACAAGCACGGGATGAAGGAGGCGTGCGACAACACGCTGCTCATCGCCGAGCGCTGCGAGGTCGAGTTCACCGAGTCCACGGGCGGCTACATGGCCCGGGCCGACATCCCCGCGGGCGAGACCGAGGAGTCCTGGTTCCGCCAGGAGGTCTGGCGCGGCATCGAGTCGCGCTACGGCGCCGACTTCGGCGACGACGTGCGCGCCCGCACCGAGATGGAGCTCGACATCATCGCCCAGAAGGGCTACTGCGGGTACTACCTCGTGGTCGCCGACTTCATCGGCTGGTCCAAGGGCAACGGCATCCGGGTCGGCCCGGGCCGTGGCTCGGGCGCCGGCTCGATCGCCGCGTACGCGCTGCGGATCACCGACCTGTGCCCGCTGAAGAACGGCCTGATCTTCGAGCGCTTCCTCAACCCCGAGCGCCCCTCGATGCCCGACTTCGACATCGACTTCGACGAGCGTCGCCGCGGCGAGGTCATCCAGTACGTCAGCCAGAAGTACGGCACCGACAAGGTCGCCCAGATCGCCACGTTCGGCCGGCTCAAGTCCAAGGCCGCGATCAAGGACGCCAGCCGCATCCTGGACTACCCGTTCGCGATGGGCGACAAGATCACCAAGGCGATGCCCGCCGACGTCATGGGCAAGGGCGTCAAGCTGGCCGAGATCTTCGACGAGTCGCACCCGCGCTACAACGACGGCAAGGACTTCCGCGACCTGCACTCGCAGGACCCCGACGTGCGCAAGGTCTACGACATCGCGCTGGGCCTCGAGGGCCAGATCCGCAACTGGGGCGTCCACGCCGCCGGCGTGATCATGAGCAGCGACCCGCTGCTGGACATCGTGCCGATCATGAAGCGCGAGGCCGACGGCTCGGTCATCACCCAGTTCGACTACCCCATGTGCGAGTCGCTGGGCCTGGTCAAGATGGACTTCCTGGGCCTGCGCAACCTCACGGTCCTCAACGACGCGATCGAGAACATCAAGGCCAACCGCGGCATCGACCTGGTGCTGGAGGACCTGGCGTTCGACGACCCCGAGGCGTACGCGCTGCTGTGCCGTGGCGACACGTTGGGCGTCTTCCAGCTCGACTCGCCGCCGATCCGCCAGCTGCTCAAGCAGATGCAGCCCGACAACTTCGAGGACATCAGCGCCGTCATCGCGCTCTACCGTCCCGGACCGATGGGCGCCGACAGCCACACGAACTACGCCAAGCGCAAGAACGGTCGCCAGGAGATCGACTACATCCATCCTGAGTTGACCGAGGCGCTCAAGCCGATCCTGGGCACGACCTACGGGCTGATCGTGTACCAGGAGCAGGTCATGGAGATCGCCCAGGTGCTGGCCGGCTACTCGCTCGGACAGGCCGACAACCTGCGTCGCGCGATGGGCAAGAAGAAGCGCGAGGTCCTGCAGCAGGAGTTCGTCGGCTTCGAGGCCGGCATGATCGAGCGCGGCTTCTCCAAGGACGCGGTCAAGACGCTGTGGGAGATCCTCGTCCCGTTCGCCGACTACGCCTTCAACAAGGCGCACTCGGCGTCGTACGGCGTCATCAGCTACTGGACCGCCTACCTCAAGGCGCGCTACCCGGCCGAGTACATGGCGGCGCTGCTCACCAGCGTCAAGGACGACAAGGACAAGTCCGCGCTGTACCTGGCCGAGTGCCGCCGCCTGGGCATCAAGGTGCTGCCCCCCGACGTCAACGACTCGGTCGCGAACTTCGCCTCGGTCGGTCCCGACATCCGCTTCGGGCTCACGGCCGTGCGCAACGTCGGCGCCAACGTCGTGGCCGGCATCGTCGAGGCACGCGAGACCAAGAGCGCCTTCACCGACTTCGCCGACTTCCTCGACAAGGTCCCGACCCAGGTGTGCAACAAGCGCGTCCTGGACTCGCTGATCAAGGCCGGTGCGTTCGACTCGCTCGGCCACGGCCGGCGCGCGCTCGCGTCGATCGCCGAGGAGGCGGTCGACCAGTACATCGACATCAAGCGCAATGCCGCGATCGGTCAGGACTCGCTCTTCGGTGCGTTCGAGGAGGAGTTCGACGGCCTGGGCATCACGGTCCCGGACATCGCCGACTGGGAGAAGACCCAGAAGCTCGCCTTCGAGCGCGACATGCTGGGCCTGTACGTGTCCGACCACCCGCTGGGCGGCCTCGAGCACGTCCTGGCCGCCAACTCCGACACCTCGATCGGCACGCTGCTCGACGGCGACCGGCCCGACGGCGACGTCCTGAAGCTCTGCGGCCTCGTCACCAACGTCCAGCGCCGGATGAGCAAGAAGGGCGACACCTGGGCCACGATCACGCTCGAGGACCTCGAGGGATCGGTCGACATCGCCGTCTTCCCGGCCGCCTACAACCTGGCCGCCTCGGTCCTGACGCAGGACTCGCTCGTGGTGGCGAAGGTGCGGGTCCGGCGCAACGACGAGGGCATGGACCTGTCGGCCAACGAGGTCACCCGTCCCGCGATCGGCGAAGGGCGCACCGACCAGCCGCTGGTCGTCAGTCTGGCCACCTCGCGTTGCACGCTCGACACGATCAACGCCTTCAAGCAGGTGCTCGCCGCCCATCCCGGCGTCACCGAGGTCCACCTGCGGCTCTCGGGCAACGGCAAGACCACCACGATGCGGCTCGACCAGGGCCTGCGGGTCTCGACCACGTCGTCCCTGTTCGCCGACCTGAAGGAACTGCTCGGTCCGGGGTGTCTCACGTGA
- the ybaK gene encoding Cys-tRNA(Pro) deacylase — protein MAKKNSGEATPALVALHRAGVPVTVHAYEHDPRIRSYGLEAADALKLDPARVFKTLMIDIDGTLAVAVVPVSGSLDLKRAAAALDGKRAQLADAAAAQRATGYVLGGISPFGQKKQHRTIVDTSALAHPTVFVSGGRRGLDLEVAPADLIAHTQAVTARIAR, from the coding sequence GTGGCGAAGAAGAACTCCGGTGAAGCGACCCCGGCCCTCGTGGCGCTGCACCGCGCCGGCGTGCCGGTGACGGTTCATGCCTACGAGCACGACCCGAGAATCCGCTCGTACGGACTCGAGGCCGCCGACGCGCTCAAACTGGATCCCGCGCGCGTCTTCAAGACCCTCATGATCGACATCGACGGCACGCTGGCGGTGGCCGTGGTCCCGGTCTCGGGGAGCCTGGATCTCAAGCGTGCCGCCGCGGCACTGGACGGCAAACGCGCCCAGTTGGCCGATGCGGCCGCCGCCCAGCGGGCGACCGGCTACGTGCTCGGCGGCATCAGCCCGTTCGGCCAGAAGAAGCAGCACCGCACCATCGTCGACACCAGCGCCCTGGCCCATCCGACGGTCTTCGTCTCGGGTGGGCGGCGGGGCCTGGACCTCGAGGTCGCTCCGGCCGACCTGATCGCCCACACTCAGGCGGTCACGGCGCGGATCGCTCGCTGA
- a CDS encoding benzoate/H(+) symporter BenE family transporter, which translates to MSPSPAAHDRLQPITAGVVTALVGFTSSFAVVLAGLRAVGASESQAASGLFALTVGFALLIIVLALTHRVPVTLAWSTPGAALLASTGGVDGGWSAAVGAFVVTGVLIALIGAVPFLGALVARIPAEIAQAMLAGILLPLCLAPFVSLADSPGYVAPVIAAWLVVSRVRPRWAVPAALLVAVAAITVSVQRSGREFDTGALVPTLEWTTPTWTWSAVVGITVPLTIVTMASQNLPGAAVLRSFGFAVPWRSSVVATGVGTAIVAPFGGHAMNLAALSAALAAGDEAGPRERRWLAAVSAGVGYLVIAGAAGVVVALAAAAPAGIIEAVAGLALIGALVAALQGALTPARHRTSAGVTFLFAASGVTLLSVGSAFWALLLGLLVRVVLERDDPEDR; encoded by the coding sequence GTGTCCCCCTCCCCCGCGGCGCACGACCGGCTGCAGCCGATCACCGCCGGAGTCGTCACCGCGCTGGTGGGCTTCACGTCCTCGTTCGCCGTCGTGTTGGCGGGGTTGCGCGCCGTCGGCGCGTCGGAGTCCCAGGCCGCCAGCGGGTTGTTCGCGCTGACCGTCGGGTTCGCGCTGCTGATCATCGTCCTGGCGCTGACGCACCGGGTCCCCGTCACCCTGGCGTGGTCCACCCCGGGAGCGGCCCTGCTGGCCTCCACCGGAGGTGTCGACGGAGGGTGGTCGGCCGCGGTCGGCGCCTTCGTCGTCACCGGCGTGCTGATCGCCCTGATCGGTGCCGTCCCGTTCCTGGGCGCTCTCGTCGCCCGGATCCCGGCGGAGATCGCCCAGGCGATGCTGGCCGGGATCCTGCTGCCGTTGTGCCTGGCACCGTTCGTCTCGTTGGCCGACTCGCCCGGATACGTGGCCCCGGTCATCGCGGCGTGGCTGGTCGTCAGCCGGGTCCGGCCACGCTGGGCGGTGCCCGCGGCGCTGCTGGTCGCGGTGGCGGCGATCACGGTGTCGGTGCAGCGGTCCGGCCGGGAGTTCGACACGGGCGCCCTCGTACCCACGCTGGAGTGGACCACGCCGACGTGGACCTGGTCGGCGGTCGTGGGGATCACCGTCCCGCTCACGATCGTCACGATGGCCTCGCAGAACCTGCCGGGTGCGGCGGTCCTGCGCAGCTTCGGCTTCGCGGTGCCGTGGCGATCCTCGGTCGTCGCGACCGGGGTGGGCACCGCGATCGTCGCCCCGTTCGGTGGGCACGCCATGAATCTCGCGGCCCTGTCCGCCGCCCTGGCCGCCGGCGACGAGGCCGGCCCGCGCGAGCGACGGTGGCTCGCGGCGGTCTCGGCAGGCGTGGGGTACCTGGTCATCGCGGGCGCAGCCGGGGTCGTGGTCGCCCTGGCCGCGGCGGCACCGGCCGGGATCATCGAGGCCGTCGCCGGCCTGGCCCTCATCGGCGCGCTCGTGGCGGCTCTTCAGGGCGCGCTGACGCCGGCGCGCCACCGCACCAGCGCGGGCGTCACCTTCCTGTTCGCGGCCTCGGGCGTGACGCTGCTGTCGGTGGGATCAGCGTTCTGGGCCCTGCTGCTGGGACTTCTCGTTCGTGTCGTACTGGAGCGCGACGACCCCGAAGACAGGTAG